The following are encoded in a window of Mycolicibacterium tusciae JS617 genomic DNA:
- a CDS encoding sulfite exporter TauE/SafE family protein, whose amino-acid sequence MTVVITLVLGAVIGVLLGLLGGGGSILAVPALVYALGLGVEQAIPMSLIVVAVASAVGVLPRLRAGQVQWRLAAVFAVAGIPAALLGSAIGERLPQRVLMIGFAILMIGAGLRMLTDSTDAGTACTVGDGGINWRRCAPRSIPAGFAVGLLTGLFGVGGGFVIIPALVLLLGVQMSVAIGTSLLIIVANSAAGALFHLDGASIDWSITAAFVATAIGGSLVAGHYGARLDTGRLQHWFAYLVFAVAAYVLLDTLVLT is encoded by the coding sequence GTGACTGTGGTCATCACCTTGGTGCTGGGTGCGGTGATCGGGGTGCTGTTGGGGTTGCTCGGCGGCGGCGGGTCGATCCTGGCGGTCCCGGCGCTGGTCTATGCGCTCGGCCTCGGGGTCGAGCAGGCGATCCCCATGTCGCTCATCGTGGTGGCGGTGGCCTCGGCGGTGGGGGTGTTGCCCAGGTTGCGCGCTGGACAGGTGCAGTGGCGCCTGGCCGCTGTCTTCGCGGTGGCCGGCATACCGGCCGCCCTGCTCGGCAGCGCCATCGGCGAGCGCCTGCCTCAGCGGGTTCTGATGATCGGCTTCGCGATCCTCATGATCGGCGCCGGCCTGCGAATGTTGACCGATTCCACCGACGCCGGCACTGCCTGCACCGTCGGCGATGGCGGCATCAACTGGCGTCGCTGCGCACCGCGGTCCATTCCGGCGGGCTTCGCGGTCGGCCTGCTGACCGGGCTGTTCGGTGTGGGCGGTGGATTCGTCATCATTCCCGCCCTGGTGCTGTTGCTCGGTGTGCAGATGTCCGTCGCGATCGGCACCTCGCTGCTGATCATCGTCGCCAATTCCGCGGCCGGGGCGCTCTTTCACCTCGATGGGGCAAGCATCGACTGGTCCATTACAGCGGCGTTCGTTGCGACTGCGATCGGCGGCTCACTGGTCGCCGGGCACTATGGCGCCAGACTCGACACCGGCCGGTTGCAACACTGGTTCGCTTACCTGGTCTTCGCCGTGGCGGCATATGTCCTGCTGGACACGCTCGTCCTGACCTAA
- a CDS encoding heavy metal translocating P-type ATPase, which translates to MSDACGCGNDEPRDTDERDGEPERLWQIKELQFAAISGVFLLASLIAGGVDAAESVVLTLEAIGLLAGAYTFVPSTLRRLAKGKIGVGTLMTIAAVGAVILGEVGEAAMLAFLFSISEGLEEYSLTRTRRGLRALLSLVPDEATVLRDGGEKTVAPAELRIGDRMVVKPGERLATDGIIRHGRTALDVSAITGESVPVEAGPGDEVFAGSINGTGVLEVEVTTTAEDNSLARIVRIVEAEQSRKGSSQRLADRIAKPLVPGIMIAAASIAVIGSVFGDPATWIERALVVLVAASPCALAISVPVTVVAAIGAASKLGSLVKGGAALEGLGRIRGVALDKTGTLTANRPAVIEVVTINGSTSEQVLDLAAALESRSEHPLAAAILAAVKEVTPATDVEAVTGAGLTGHRDGHAIRLGRPGWLDPGPLAGDVTRMQQAGATAVLVEVAGQVVGAVAVRDELRPEAAEVIAQLRRDGYHVAMLTGDNHTTAASLARDVGIEDVHAELRPEDKARLIEQLRSQRPTAMVGDGVNDAPALATADIGIAMGAMGTDVAIETADVALMGEDLRHLPQAFRHARRARRIMLQNLGLSLGLIIVLMPLALFGILGLAAVVLVHELAEIIVIANGVRAGRTKPLADAALHEVARPIRAAVVGAPS; encoded by the coding sequence ATGAGTGACGCCTGCGGATGCGGCAACGACGAGCCCCGCGACACCGACGAACGGGACGGTGAGCCCGAACGGCTCTGGCAGATCAAGGAATTGCAGTTCGCCGCCATCTCCGGAGTCTTCCTGCTGGCTTCCCTGATCGCCGGAGGAGTCGATGCCGCCGAGTCGGTCGTGCTCACTCTGGAAGCGATCGGGCTGCTGGCCGGTGCCTACACCTTCGTGCCGTCTACCCTCAGACGGCTGGCCAAAGGCAAGATCGGCGTCGGCACGCTGATGACGATCGCCGCCGTCGGCGCGGTGATCCTCGGGGAAGTCGGCGAGGCCGCGATGCTGGCCTTCTTGTTCTCGATCAGCGAAGGGCTGGAAGAATATTCGTTGACCCGCACCCGCCGCGGGCTGCGCGCCCTGTTGTCACTGGTGCCCGACGAGGCGACCGTTCTACGCGATGGCGGCGAAAAGACCGTTGCGCCTGCGGAATTGCGGATCGGTGACCGTATGGTGGTCAAGCCCGGTGAGCGTCTCGCCACCGACGGCATCATCCGTCATGGCCGCACCGCGCTCGATGTTTCGGCCATTACCGGTGAGTCGGTTCCCGTGGAGGCCGGTCCCGGAGACGAGGTGTTCGCCGGGTCGATCAATGGCACCGGTGTGCTTGAGGTCGAGGTCACCACCACGGCCGAGGACAACTCGCTGGCCCGCATCGTGCGCATCGTGGAGGCCGAGCAATCCCGCAAGGGTTCCTCGCAGCGCCTGGCCGATCGCATCGCCAAACCACTGGTGCCCGGAATCATGATCGCCGCGGCGTCGATCGCGGTAATCGGCAGCGTGTTCGGCGACCCGGCCACGTGGATCGAACGCGCCTTGGTGGTGCTGGTCGCCGCGTCACCGTGCGCACTGGCGATTTCTGTGCCAGTCACGGTCGTCGCCGCCATTGGCGCCGCCAGCAAGCTGGGATCACTGGTCAAGGGCGGCGCCGCACTTGAAGGGCTCGGCAGAATCCGCGGGGTTGCCTTGGACAAGACCGGCACACTGACCGCCAATCGGCCCGCCGTCATCGAAGTCGTCACAATCAACGGATCGACCTCGGAACAGGTGCTGGACCTGGCCGCAGCGTTGGAGTCGCGCAGCGAGCATCCCCTCGCCGCTGCGATCCTGGCCGCCGTTAAAGAGGTCACCCCAGCCACTGACGTCGAAGCCGTCACCGGAGCCGGACTCACCGGACATCGCGATGGGCACGCCATCCGGCTGGGCCGCCCCGGCTGGCTCGACCCAGGCCCACTGGCCGGTGACGTCACCCGGATGCAGCAGGCCGGTGCCACCGCCGTCCTCGTCGAAGTTGCCGGTCAGGTGGTGGGCGCCGTTGCCGTGCGCGACGAGCTGCGCCCCGAAGCCGCCGAAGTCATCGCCCAACTGCGCCGCGACGGCTACCACGTGGCCATGCTCACCGGCGACAACCACACCACCGCAGCGAGTTTGGCCCGCGATGTCGGTATCGAGGACGTGCACGCCGAGCTGCGCCCCGAGGACAAGGCCCGACTGATCGAACAGCTTCGCAGCCAGCGTCCCACAGCGATGGTCGGCGACGGGGTCAACGACGCTCCCGCGCTGGCCACCGCCGACATCGGCATCGCCATGGGAGCGATGGGCACCGACGTTGCCATCGAAACAGCCGACGTGGCGTTGATGGGCGAAGACCTGCGCCACCTTCCTCAAGCGTTCCGGCACGCCCGCCGTGCGCGGCGAATCATGTTGCAGAACCTCGGTCTATCCCTCGGGCTGATCATCGTGCTGATGCCGCTGGCGCTGTTCGGCATCCTCGGACTGGCCGCCGTCGTGCTCGTCCACGAACTCGCCGAGATCATCGTCATTGCCAACGGGGTGCGCGCTGGGCGTACCAAACCGCTGGCCGATGCGGCACTGCACGAGGTGGCGCGACCGATACGCGCGGCCGTCGTGGGTGCGCCGTCGTGA
- a CDS encoding MBL fold metallo-hydrolase: MDVTIIDTSSLGDRSYLVSSGSTGVVIDPQRDIDRVLGLAQRRGVQITHVLETHIHNDYVTGGLELARTVSAEYVVPAGDQVDYERRPACDGDVIDAGPIQLEVMHTPGHTHHHVSYVLRDITGAVTAVFTGGSMLHGTTGRTDLLGAEHTHELTRAQYQSVHRLAAVLPDATSVYPTHGFGSFCSATPGSGDSSTIAEQRLSNPALTQDEQAYVAELLEGLSAYPAYYAHMGVINQAGPAPVDLSLPEPVDPEEVRRRIDAGQWVVDLRNRTAFAAGHLSGTLGFELSGSFVTYLGWLHRWGEPLTLIGETLDQIAEARRELVRIGVDHLDGAATGNIDDLRAGSTLRCYRTAGFADLAETLGSGEDFVVLDVRQRQEHDTSRIPGAINIPLHLLADRLHELPDMPIWVHCGSGYRASIAASIIDREGGVVVLVDDEYSTADTLGLTSTRQPTDST, translated from the coding sequence GTGGACGTCACGATTATCGACACCTCCAGTCTCGGCGACCGTAGTTACTTGGTCAGCAGCGGTTCGACGGGGGTCGTGATCGATCCGCAGCGTGACATCGACCGAGTGCTGGGCCTGGCCCAGCGGCGTGGGGTGCAAATCACCCACGTGCTGGAAACCCACATCCACAACGACTACGTCACCGGCGGATTGGAACTCGCCCGCACGGTGAGCGCCGAGTACGTGGTGCCCGCCGGCGACCAGGTGGACTACGAACGCCGCCCGGCGTGCGACGGGGATGTCATCGACGCCGGACCGATCCAGTTGGAGGTGATGCACACTCCCGGTCACACCCACCACCACGTCAGCTATGTGCTGCGCGACATCACCGGTGCGGTGACCGCAGTGTTCACCGGCGGATCCATGCTGCACGGCACCACCGGGCGCACCGATCTGTTGGGCGCCGAACACACGCACGAGTTGACCCGTGCCCAGTACCAGTCGGTGCACCGACTGGCAGCGGTGCTCCCCGATGCCACCTCGGTCTATCCCACCCACGGGTTCGGCAGTTTCTGCTCGGCGACCCCCGGCAGTGGTGATTCCTCGACCATCGCCGAGCAACGCCTGAGCAATCCGGCGCTCACCCAAGACGAGCAGGCCTATGTCGCGGAGCTGCTCGAGGGACTGTCGGCCTATCCCGCGTACTACGCCCACATGGGAGTGATTAACCAGGCTGGACCAGCTCCGGTGGACCTCTCGTTACCCGAACCGGTCGATCCCGAGGAGGTGCGGCGACGCATCGACGCTGGCCAGTGGGTAGTCGATCTGCGGAATCGCACCGCCTTCGCCGCAGGGCATCTCAGCGGCACGCTCGGGTTCGAACTGTCTGGCAGCTTCGTAACCTACCTGGGCTGGCTTCACCGGTGGGGCGAACCACTGACCCTGATCGGGGAAACACTCGATCAGATCGCTGAGGCCCGCCGCGAACTGGTCCGCATAGGCGTCGACCACCTCGACGGCGCCGCCACAGGAAACATCGACGATCTACGCGCCGGATCAACACTGCGCTGCTATCGGACCGCCGGTTTCGCCGACCTCGCCGAAACCCTAGGCAGTGGCGAGGATTTCGTCGTGCTCGACGTGCGACAACGCCAAGAGCACGACACCAGCCGCATCCCCGGCGCGATCAACATCCCGCTGCACCTACTCGCCGACCGCCTTCACGAACTGCCTGACATGCCGATCTGGGTGCACTGCGGCTCCGGGTACCGAGCGTCGATCGCCGCCTCCATCATCGACCGGGAAGGGGGCGTCGTGGTGCTCGTCGATGACGAGTACAGCACCGCGGACACCCTGGGCCTCACCTCCACACGACAACCCACCGACTCAACGTGA
- a CDS encoding class I SAM-dependent methyltransferase produces the protein MNRVETALINSPPRRWLQRFYEVPVLLRLGGRIPPGSTALEIGCGPGYGSQLVLQRFGADRIDALDLDPTMIDRARKRLAPCGNRVTLVRGSATDLRAALDADDDSYDAVFDFGIIHHIPQWRTAVAEAARVLAPGGRFYFEEVTKHALDRPTYRRLFDHPTDDRFTAEQFVDELRRHGLLILGSVTRIRGDYLLGVATKPLVNGGAR, from the coding sequence ATGAATCGGGTCGAGACTGCCCTGATCAATTCGCCGCCCCGGCGGTGGCTGCAACGTTTCTACGAAGTGCCGGTACTGCTGCGCTTAGGGGGCCGTATCCCGCCGGGCAGTACAGCCCTCGAGATTGGCTGTGGACCGGGCTACGGCTCACAGCTGGTGCTACAACGCTTCGGCGCCGACCGGATCGATGCCCTCGATCTGGATCCGACGATGATCGATCGCGCCCGTAAGCGGCTGGCACCCTGCGGAAATCGGGTCACCTTGGTCCGTGGCAGTGCCACGGACCTGCGGGCCGCGCTCGACGCTGACGACGACAGCTACGACGCGGTGTTCGACTTCGGCATCATCCACCACATTCCGCAGTGGCGTACCGCGGTGGCAGAAGCCGCGCGGGTGCTCGCCCCCGGTGGACGGTTCTACTTCGAAGAGGTCACCAAACACGCCCTCGACCGCCCGACCTACCGGCGACTGTTCGACCATCCCACCGACGACCGCTTCACCGCTGAACAGTTTGTTGACGAACTCCGCCGGCACGGCCTGCTCATCCTCGGCTCTGTCACCCGCATTCGGGGCGATTATCTGCTCGGTGTCGCCACCAAGCCGCTCGTCAACGGTGGTGCACGGTGA
- a CDS encoding alpha/beta hydrolase encodes MSTTLPFCGRGTGVVRENINFESGGQRCEGWLYRPTSPPPHPCVVLAHGIGGIRSAALPDFAIRFAAVGIAALTFDYRHLGTSAGEPRGLIDIRRQRADDRAAISLVRRFSGIDHDRIALWGTSFGGGHVLATAGRDHDIAAAIIQNPFVDGRAAAAAAIRYARRRHGYRMAWRGIRDNLRARCGREPLRIELAGAPGSMSMLTTPDAAAGFASIMPADPVGWEPTIPARIVLQMRADRPARRANLVSCPLLVSVCDGDAIAPPQPAIEVAKHAPRGELQRYPIGHFDLFNEPWIDRVVNDQIAFLRRTLLQPHTEQR; translated from the coding sequence GTGTCTACAACCCTTCCCTTCTGCGGCCGCGGCACCGGCGTGGTCCGCGAGAACATCAACTTCGAATCCGGCGGCCAACGATGCGAGGGGTGGCTGTACCGGCCAACGAGTCCCCCACCGCATCCCTGCGTGGTGCTAGCCCATGGCATCGGCGGTATCCGAAGCGCGGCCTTGCCCGATTTCGCGATCCGCTTCGCCGCCGTCGGCATAGCCGCCCTCACCTTCGATTACCGCCACCTGGGCACCAGCGCCGGTGAACCCCGCGGCCTGATCGACATCAGGCGACAGCGCGCCGATGACCGCGCAGCCATCTCTCTCGTCCGCCGCTTCAGCGGCATCGATCATGACCGAATCGCCCTGTGGGGCACTTCTTTTGGCGGTGGACATGTACTTGCCACCGCCGGCCGCGACCACGACATCGCCGCGGCGATCATACAAAATCCGTTCGTCGACGGGCGCGCCGCAGCCGCCGCGGCAATCCGCTACGCCCGCCGACGGCATGGCTATCGGATGGCATGGCGAGGGATCCGCGACAACTTGCGTGCACGATGCGGCCGCGAACCCCTACGGATCGAGCTGGCCGGAGCACCCGGCTCAATGTCGATGTTGACCACACCCGATGCCGCCGCCGGATTTGCGTCGATCATGCCCGCCGACCCGGTCGGCTGGGAGCCCACGATCCCCGCCCGGATCGTGCTGCAGATGCGCGCCGACCGGCCGGCGCGCCGGGCCAATCTGGTGTCATGCCCGCTTCTGGTGTCCGTCTGCGACGGCGACGCCATTGCACCGCCCCAACCCGCGATCGAAGTGGCCAAGCACGCGCCGCGCGGAGAGCTACAACGCTACCCCATCGGGCATTTCGACCTATTCAATGAACCTTGGATAGATCGCGTCGTCAACGATCAGATCGCATTCTTGCGCCGCACCCTTCTACAACCCCATACCGAACAGAGGTGA
- a CDS encoding MerR family transcriptional regulator — translation MGLVVPRRTSTGHRMYGLADRYRVAAIVQAKAAGMSLDSIRAMLTAATPAERNRVLQHQYDALSQRVVEAQAALALIDTALGCEHGDLASCPRFRAVLAERVRHP, via the coding sequence ATGGGGTTGGTGGTTCCGCGCCGCACCTCGACGGGTCACCGAATGTACGGCCTTGCGGATCGCTATCGAGTGGCCGCGATTGTGCAGGCGAAGGCGGCCGGGATGAGTCTTGACAGTATTCGTGCGATGTTGACCGCAGCCACCCCAGCCGAGCGCAACAGGGTCTTGCAACACCAGTACGACGCGCTGAGCCAGCGCGTCGTCGAAGCCCAAGCCGCACTCGCCCTTATCGACACCGCGCTCGGCTGTGAACACGGCGACCTCGCCAGTTGTCCGCGCTTCCGCGCGGTGCTGGCCGAACGTGTCAGGCATCCCTAG
- a CDS encoding peroxiredoxin, whose translation MTLTIGDTAPDFEADTTEGRLRFHDWIGDGWAVLFSHPRDFTPVCTTELGYMAKIKTEFDRRDVKIIGLSVDPLDNHASWSQDIADTQGVAPNYPMIADTDFAVSKAYGMLPADAAGDPTDRTPAQNATLRNVFVISPDKTIALVLIYPMTIGRNFDEVLRVIDALQLTATHKVATPAQWRQGDDVIISNSVSDEEARQIYPNGWQAPRAYLRIVPSPIQLA comes from the coding sequence GACACCGCCCCGGATTTCGAGGCCGATACCACCGAAGGTCGGCTTCGGTTTCACGACTGGATCGGCGATGGCTGGGCGGTGCTGTTCTCCCATCCCCGCGATTTCACCCCGGTGTGTACCACCGAACTGGGTTACATGGCCAAGATCAAAACCGAATTCGACCGGCGCGACGTCAAGATCATCGGGCTGTCGGTCGATCCGCTCGACAACCACGCCAGCTGGTCACAAGACATCGCCGATACCCAGGGCGTCGCGCCCAATTATCCGATGATCGCCGACACCGATTTCGCGGTGTCCAAGGCCTACGGGATGCTGCCCGCCGACGCCGCCGGGGACCCCACTGACCGAACTCCCGCGCAGAATGCGACGCTGCGCAACGTCTTTGTGATTTCCCCCGACAAGACCATCGCACTGGTGCTGATCTACCCGATGACCATCGGACGCAACTTCGATGAGGTGCTGCGCGTGATCGACGCGCTGCAGTTGACCGCCACCCACAAGGTCGCCACTCCGGCGCAGTGGCGCCAAGGCGACGATGTGATCATCTCCAATTCGGTCAGCGACGAGGAAGCCCGCCAGATCTATCCGAACGGGTGGCAAGCACCCCGGGCTTACCTGCGCATCGTCCCGAGCCCGATTCAGCTTGCTTAG
- a CDS encoding NAD(P)/FAD-dependent oxidoreductase has translation MKKTVLILGAGFGGLELAAQLSDTLADLHVILIDHNDGFTFGFSKLDVLFTNRTPEDVRIPYAELTRPGVEFRQERITSIDPATRRVVTDQSDYQPDFLVIALGADYEPEATPGFTEDGYDFYTVDGAARLRDRLAEFTSGTIVLGVLSVPFKCPPAPYEAVLLLHAHLVERGIRDAVTIKVISPMPSPIPVSPETSEALITAMAERCIIYRPETKIHSLDPNQHLAHTDTDTEPYDLFIGIPKHRVPDVIDASGLTAGGNDGWIAVDPATLATKHAGVYAIGDCADAPVPRAGVYAEDAAGTVAAHIAAQLHGTPFTAKYSGRGVCYIEFGDGRVGKVDADFLSGSKPTAPFIGPSTDLADEKAEFAVTRRHRWFGRSAS, from the coding sequence ATGAAGAAGACCGTACTGATCCTGGGTGCCGGATTTGGCGGCCTGGAATTAGCCGCCCAACTCTCCGACACCCTCGCCGACCTGCACGTCATCCTGATCGACCACAACGACGGGTTTACCTTCGGCTTTTCCAAGCTCGACGTGTTGTTCACGAATCGCACCCCCGAGGATGTCCGCATTCCGTATGCCGAGCTGACCAGGCCCGGCGTGGAGTTCCGCCAGGAACGCATCACCTCCATCGACCCGGCCACCCGTCGCGTCGTCACCGACCAATCCGACTATCAGCCCGACTTCCTCGTCATCGCCCTGGGCGCCGACTACGAGCCCGAAGCCACCCCTGGCTTCACCGAGGACGGCTACGACTTCTACACGGTGGATGGCGCCGCTCGACTGCGCGACCGCCTCGCTGAATTCACCAGCGGCACCATCGTGCTGGGCGTCCTCAGCGTCCCCTTCAAGTGCCCGCCAGCACCCTACGAGGCAGTCCTGCTGCTACATGCCCACTTGGTCGAGCGGGGCATCCGCGACGCCGTCACCATCAAGGTGATCAGCCCCATGCCCTCTCCGATCCCGGTCTCCCCGGAAACATCCGAAGCGCTGATCACCGCCATGGCCGAACGTTGCATCATCTACCGGCCTGAGACCAAGATCCATTCACTGGACCCGAACCAACACCTAGCCCACACCGACACCGACACCGAGCCCTACGACTTGTTCATCGGCATCCCCAAACACCGCGTCCCCGACGTGATCGACGCCTCCGGGCTGACTGCTGGAGGCAACGACGGATGGATCGCCGTCGACCCCGCCACGCTCGCCACCAAACATGCTGGTGTGTATGCCATCGGCGACTGCGCCGACGCACCCGTACCCCGCGCCGGGGTTTACGCCGAAGACGCTGCCGGCACCGTTGCCGCCCACATCGCCGCACAGCTGCACGGGACACCATTTACCGCCAAGTATTCCGGGCGCGGGGTCTGCTACATCGAGTTCGGCGATGGACGGGTCGGTAAGGTCGACGCCGACTTCCTCTCCGGGTCCAAACCCACCGCCCCCTTCATCGGGCCCTCCACCGACCTGGCCGACGAGAAAGCCGAATTCGCCGTCACCCGACGACACCGCTGGTTCGGTCGATCCGCAAGCTGA
- a CDS encoding cadmium resistance transporter yields the protein MILSSVLPAIGLFIVTNIDDIIVLSLFFARGAGQRGTTARITAGQYLGFAGILGAAVLVTLGAGAFLPPEVIPYFGLIPLALGLWAAWQTWRGNDDDDDDDGKVAGKNVGVLTVAAVTFANGGDNIGVYVPVFLSVGPAAVVAYCAVFLVLVSVLVVAARFVATRRPIAEVLERWEHVLFPIVLIGLGIVILVSGLAFEN from the coding sequence ATGATCTTGTCCTCAGTGCTGCCCGCAATCGGCCTGTTCATCGTCACCAACATCGACGACATCATCGTGCTCTCACTGTTTTTCGCCCGCGGCGCAGGACAACGCGGAACCACGGCCCGGATCACCGCAGGCCAATACCTGGGATTCGCCGGGATTCTGGGTGCGGCTGTGCTCGTGACGCTGGGTGCCGGAGCGTTCCTTCCCCCAGAAGTGATCCCGTACTTCGGACTCATCCCCCTCGCCCTGGGACTGTGGGCGGCGTGGCAAACCTGGCGCGGCAACGATGATGATGATGACGACGACGGCAAAGTCGCTGGCAAGAACGTCGGCGTGTTAACCGTCGCAGCAGTCACCTTCGCCAACGGCGGCGACAACATCGGCGTCTACGTTCCGGTGTTCTTGAGCGTGGGACCGGCGGCCGTGGTGGCTTACTGTGCCGTGTTCCTCGTGCTCGTCTCGGTGCTGGTCGTCGCCGCCAGATTCGTCGCCACCCGCCGGCCGATCGCAGAAGTCCTCGAACGCTGGGAACACGTCCTCTTCCCGATCGTCCTGATAGGCCTGGGCATCGTGATCCTCGTCAGCGGTCTCGCCTTCGAGAACTAG
- the lspA gene encoding signal peptidase II, producing MTTDHTDTDTRVRRGRIALAATVVTVAALDLGLKAWAGRALTGGNSTDLGLLDLRLAFNPGVAFSLGDTLPPAALLGVTGLIVAGLAVFAVRLTRTAALPVVLALAAMLGGAVANVIDRAADGQVTDYLHTGWFPTFNLADVFVVTGAAALVVASWRASDTADSEVNG from the coding sequence GTGACCACCGACCACACCGACACCGACACCCGAGTGAGACGGGGGCGGATCGCCCTTGCCGCCACGGTGGTCACCGTGGCGGCACTTGACCTGGGCTTGAAGGCGTGGGCCGGTCGCGCACTGACCGGCGGCAACTCAACAGATCTCGGGCTGCTAGATCTGCGGCTGGCGTTCAACCCCGGTGTGGCATTCAGTCTCGGGGACACCCTGCCGCCAGCGGCCCTGCTCGGCGTCACCGGCCTGATCGTGGCCGGTTTGGCAGTGTTCGCGGTACGCCTCACGCGCACCGCGGCGCTGCCCGTCGTGCTGGCACTTGCGGCGATGCTGGGTGGGGCGGTGGCCAACGTGATCGACCGCGCCGCTGATGGGCAGGTCACCGACTACCTACACACTGGCTGGTTTCCCACCTTCAACCTCGCTGACGTCTTCGTCGTCACCGGGGCAGCCGCCCTCGTTGTGGCTAGTTGGCGGGCAAGCGATACCGCAGACTCGGAGGTAAACGGATGA
- a CDS encoding ArsR/SmtB family transcription factor, translated as MAMNVSDDCAAVGSAGGTSSNLNAAVALFHSLSDSARLAIVRRLADGEARVADLIGELGLAQSTVSAHVACLRDCGLVIGRPEGRQMFYSLTRPELMDLLASAETLLAATGNTVALCPNYGTNAHTTTTIDTEEPRR; from the coding sequence ATGGCGATGAATGTGTCGGATGATTGCGCGGCTGTCGGCTCAGCAGGTGGAACCTCTTCGAATCTGAATGCTGCGGTAGCGCTGTTTCATAGTCTCTCCGATTCCGCCCGGCTGGCGATCGTGCGCCGCCTGGCCGACGGTGAGGCGCGCGTGGCTGACTTGATCGGCGAGCTGGGGTTGGCGCAGTCCACTGTCTCAGCCCATGTCGCCTGTCTGCGGGACTGCGGTCTCGTGATCGGACGCCCCGAAGGCCGGCAGATGTTCTACTCGCTGACCCGACCGGAACTCATGGATCTGCTGGCCTCAGCGGAGACGCTGCTGGCCGCGACCGGCAACACGGTGGCGTTGTGCCCCAACTACGGAACCAACGCCCACACAACGACGACGATCGATACCGAGGAGCCCCGCCGATGA
- a CDS encoding metal-sensitive transcriptional regulator has product MVGDQDSIVVVLNRLRRAHGQLAGVIAMIEQGRDCKDVVTQLAAVSRALDKAGFKIVATGLRECLAGQVEGGAAPMTEAELEKLFLALA; this is encoded by the coding sequence ATGGTCGGCGATCAGGACAGCATCGTAGTGGTGCTCAATCGGTTGCGTCGTGCGCATGGTCAACTCGCGGGCGTGATCGCGATGATCGAGCAGGGCCGCGACTGCAAGGACGTGGTAACCCAGCTTGCCGCGGTGTCGCGCGCGCTGGACAAGGCCGGTTTCAAGATCGTGGCCACGGGTTTGCGAGAGTGCCTGGCCGGGCAGGTCGAAGGTGGGGCAGCGCCGATGACCGAGGCCGAGTTGGAGAAGCTGTTCTTGGCGTTGGCATGA
- a CDS encoding TlpA family protein disulfide reductase: MTSLRQIVAVVAALIVAATVAGCTTGEGAVAQGGTFDFVSPGGQTAIFYDPPSTRGTIGDLTGPDLFTDAPIRLSDFTGKVVLINVWGSWCAPCRTETPELETVYAEYRDRGVQFLGIDVRDNRDTARDFVTDRDVQYPSIFDPSLRSLITLGRTYPTSVVPTTMVLDRQHRVAAVYLMALLAEDLRPLLDRLTTEP, translated from the coding sequence GTGACTAGCCTTAGGCAAATCGTCGCCGTCGTGGCAGCCCTTATCGTCGCAGCCACGGTTGCCGGCTGCACCACCGGCGAGGGCGCCGTCGCCCAAGGCGGCACCTTTGACTTCGTATCGCCCGGCGGACAGACCGCGATCTTCTATGACCCTCCCTCCACACGAGGCACGATCGGGGATCTAACCGGACCCGATCTGTTTACCGACGCACCGATCCGGTTGTCGGATTTCACCGGGAAAGTGGTCCTCATCAATGTGTGGGGCTCCTGGTGTGCGCCATGCCGCACCGAAACTCCAGAACTGGAAACGGTTTACGCCGAATACCGTGACCGCGGCGTGCAGTTCCTGGGTATCGACGTCCGCGACAACCGCGACACCGCACGCGATTTCGTCACCGACCGCGACGTTCAATATCCCTCCATCTTCGACCCATCGCTGCGCAGCCTCATCACGCTGGGACGCACCTATCCAACCAGCGTCGTACCCACCACCATGGTCCTCGACCGCCAGCACAGAGTTGCAGCGGTGTATCTCATGGCACTACTGGCCGAAGACCTACGGCCGCTACTGGACCGGCTGACCACCGAGCCCTGA